The following proteins are co-located in the Candidatus Poribacteria bacterium genome:
- the yidC gene encoding membrane protein insertase YidC: MGARYILALVLMIGVMVLWSLFLAPKPDENPSTEKAPVASDTGETPVDPATQATSEATDAPSSPELWTQVAESPDDAMINVQTDNYSIVFNEKLAIAKEWRLNHFPDRSDGTSEPLNLIPKNAPNCLELRLGNQLLQNDLNLRLATWRADKSEIDITNGQDAETLTFTTTIGEKLQVTKQFTFIPNTYFVDMEITFHNTSGEQLPINGYKLRWGPGINSDLLPHEKRSGKRGRRGTEGAKAYIGEGKPQRQFKPEQALAPVLWAGMDSQYFSALIIPDPVLNATYNLDGSQANTATDITVTAANEIAELVLSKPYLERAQETTETFRLYVGPKDDTILKSIEAPNAPENPVRLSKIIDFGFFWFIAWGMLWIFKGLHSVFGNYGVSIILLTALVKLISYPFTRKAHNSMKKMQKLQPQLLELKEKYRDDPQKLNRATMRLYKENGVNPLGGCIPWLPQIPIFWALFALLGSAVELRGAPFFLWINDLSAPDTLIELPFTIPLIVTQIDAIRLLPIINGLTTWLQQKFVGNMTPTTDNMQAKLMQFMPLIFIFIFYNWASGFVLYWLCNNVFTIAQQYIQNRSAADEEQIAVVDNRRRNNAKQK, translated from the coding sequence ATGGGCGCACGTTACATTCTTGCACTGGTTCTAATGATTGGAGTCATGGTCCTATGGAGCCTGTTTCTTGCACCGAAACCAGATGAAAATCCGTCTACCGAGAAGGCACCCGTAGCATCAGACACCGGTGAAACGCCAGTCGATCCTGCAACACAGGCAACATCCGAGGCAACCGATGCACCCAGCAGTCCCGAGCTCTGGACACAAGTTGCGGAAAGCCCGGACGATGCAATGATCAACGTCCAAACCGATAACTATAGTATCGTCTTTAACGAAAAACTCGCGATCGCTAAGGAGTGGCGGCTCAACCATTTTCCAGACCGATCAGATGGGACGAGTGAACCTTTGAATCTGATTCCGAAAAATGCCCCGAACTGCCTTGAACTTCGATTGGGAAATCAACTCTTGCAGAACGACCTTAACCTCCGCTTAGCGACATGGCGGGCGGATAAATCCGAAATTGACATTACAAATGGACAAGATGCTGAAACACTCACATTTACAACAACCATCGGAGAGAAACTACAGGTAACGAAGCAGTTCACCTTCATCCCAAATACCTATTTCGTTGACATGGAGATAACCTTCCATAATACATCCGGTGAACAGTTACCTATAAATGGATACAAACTTCGATGGGGGCCAGGTATCAATTCCGATTTGCTACCGCACGAAAAAAGGAGCGGCAAACGCGGGCGGCGCGGCACAGAAGGCGCGAAAGCCTATATCGGTGAGGGAAAACCGCAACGCCAATTCAAGCCTGAACAAGCCTTAGCCCCTGTCCTCTGGGCAGGTATGGATAGCCAGTACTTCAGCGCATTGATAATTCCGGACCCTGTACTCAACGCTACATACAATTTGGATGGATCTCAGGCAAACACCGCGACAGATATTACTGTCACCGCCGCAAACGAAATAGCCGAACTCGTCCTATCAAAACCTTATCTCGAACGCGCGCAAGAAACGACGGAAACCTTTCGACTCTATGTCGGACCGAAAGACGATACGATTTTAAAGAGTATCGAAGCACCGAATGCCCCAGAAAATCCGGTCCGCCTCTCCAAAATTATTGATTTCGGATTTTTCTGGTTCATCGCATGGGGCATGCTCTGGATATTCAAAGGGTTGCACTCGGTCTTCGGGAACTACGGCGTCTCGATTATTCTCCTCACCGCTTTGGTCAAGTTAATCTCTTATCCCTTTACACGCAAAGCGCATAATTCTATGAAGAAGATGCAGAAACTTCAACCGCAGTTGCTCGAATTAAAGGAGAAATATAGGGACGATCCCCAGAAGCTCAATCGCGCAACGATGCGCCTCTATAAGGAAAACGGGGTCAATCCGTTAGGCGGTTGTATCCCCTGGCTCCCACAAATCCCCATTTTCTGGGCACTTTTCGCACTCCTTGGCAGTGCTGTCGAGTTACGGGGCGCACCCTTTTTCCTCTGGATTAATGACCTTTCTGCCCCCGATACTTTAATCGAACTGCCGTTCACGATCCCGTTGATCGTCACGCAGATTGATGCTATACGTTTATTGCCCATCATAAACGGGTTGACAACTTGGCTCCAACAGAAATTCGTCGGTAATATGACCCCCACGACCGACAACATGCAAGCGAAATTGATGCAGTTTATGCCGCTCATCTTTATCTTTATCTTCTACAACTGGGCATCAGGGTTTGTGTTATATTGGCTGTGCAACAATGTGTTCACGATCGCGCAACAATACATACAGAACCGAAGCGCGGCGGATGAAGAGCAAATCGCAGTGGTAGATAACAGGAGGCGGAACAACGCGAAACAAAAGTAG
- a CDS encoding protein jag — protein MQHYIEAEGDTVEEAIEQALNELEATREQVTIDIVTEPTKGILNFGAKLAKIRATLKQDVSTAPDAILSEILNRMRIDAEIESNFIDGSTHLNILTDSPALLIGKHGQTLDAIERLLNCIINKASLVKRRVFVDTEGYRERREERLVEMAHQVAEKVRYTNREVVLAPMSARDRRIIHVTLKGDAVISTYSQGEGEMRRVIVTTQQP, from the coding sequence GTGCAACATTATATCGAAGCCGAAGGCGACACGGTGGAGGAAGCAATTGAACAGGCACTCAACGAACTTGAGGCGACTCGGGAGCAAGTTACAATCGACATTGTCACTGAACCGACGAAGGGAATTTTGAACTTCGGCGCGAAACTGGCAAAAATCCGAGCAACCCTCAAACAAGATGTCTCTACTGCACCAGACGCAATCCTCAGCGAAATTCTCAACCGGATGAGGATTGACGCAGAAATTGAATCGAACTTCATCGATGGGAGCACGCATCTCAACATCCTCACGGACAGCCCCGCCTTATTGATCGGGAAACACGGACAGACCCTTGACGCAATTGAACGCTTACTTAATTGTATCATCAATAAAGCCTCGCTCGTCAAAAGACGCGTTTTTGTTGATACCGAAGGTTACCGAGAACGTCGAGAAGAACGACTCGTTGAAATGGCGCATCAAGTTGCAGAAAAAGTCAGATATACGAACCGGGAAGTTGTCCTCGCACCGATGTCCGCACGCGACCGACGGATCATTCATGTTACCTTAAAAGGGGACGCTGTTATCTCTACCTACAGCCAAGGCGAAGGGGAAATGCGACGCGTCATCGTTACCACACAACAGCCTTAA
- the yidD gene encoding membrane protein insertion efficiency factor YidD gives MILTAPIRFYRRFVSPILPPSCRFYPTCSQYALEALERYGIFKGCWLTLKRLSKCHPYHPGGFDPLK, from the coding sequence GTGATACTCACAGCGCCGATCCGTTTTTATAGACGCTTTGTTTCACCGATCCTGCCACCCTCGTGCCGTTTTTATCCGACATGCTCGCAATACGCACTTGAAGCTTTAGAACGCTATGGAATCTTCAAAGGGTGCTGGCTAACACTAAAACGACTCTCAAAATGCCACCCATATCATCCGGGTGGCTTTGATCCGCTAAAATAA
- the rnpA gene encoding ribonuclease P protein component has product MQDPEKLKKSWEFQRAYQKGSKYWNRYFVIYVLHNHFNHLRLGITVSKKVGKSVQRNRVKRLIRESFRQLRPQVKVGYDIVVVGRTSACRLTCQETQHALAQLFHKALILNRRSRNRNH; this is encoded by the coding sequence ATGCAAGATCCCGAAAAACTGAAAAAGTCTTGGGAGTTCCAGCGCGCTTATCAGAAGGGCAGTAAGTATTGGAACCGGTATTTCGTGATATACGTGCTACATAACCACTTCAATCATCTCCGACTCGGGATAACTGTCAGCAAGAAAGTCGGGAAGAGCGTACAAAGGAATCGGGTTAAGCGATTAATTCGCGAATCATTTCGGCAATTACGCCCGCAAGTAAAGGTAGGGTACGATATTGTTGTCGTCGGCAGGACATCGGCGTGTCGGCTCACATGTCAAGAGACACAGCATGCGTTAGCCCAGCTATTCCACAAGGCACTAATCTTGAACCGCCGTAGCAGAAACCGGAATCATTGA